Proteins encoded together in one Mugil cephalus isolate CIBA_MC_2020 chromosome 16, CIBA_Mcephalus_1.1, whole genome shotgun sequence window:
- the LOC125023046 gene encoding alpha-tectorin-like codes for MANQILLPVLLLWMIGKTLSFPGPLYPISGTESSRSDDGSSPRITLERNFVYFGRPRNRIYVNHNGHLTFNNPWSSHIPQRFPMNGSRDIIAPFWTDLDNRGNGHIYYNQYTSGSVLQQATADINGYFPGLNFHAAWVFVATWYEVAYYPTSGTRTTVQAVLISGGQYSFVFMNYGTIAATTRHVQAGYDTVGTGHYFNIPGSFTSNATGNNSVFSLDSNVNVPGRWAFRIDEGSRGCTFNGEAVQLGDSFWTDSTCSQRCTCSAAGLQCRNQPCSFSQICRPTSFQYSCQTVQRRTCTISGDPHYYTFDGTLFHFQGTCTYVLSEQCNMGQPYYRIEGKNEHRGSTRVSWTRLVRVNVYNETIELVKGRRGEAKVNGNFAATPFSLSNGTVQVYESGFSVVISTNFGLLVSYDTNHYVQISVPYTYQNATCGLCGNFNNRPQDDFRTRDGEVVSSDVVFANSWKAQDDEPDCEAQCAGQDCASCSQSQRALYSDDAHCGILQSSSGPFAACHQQLPPQTFVESCVFDQCIGGGYQPILCQALNVYASQCQQNGIQLPSWRSPGFCEIPCPANSHFESSGTGCPPTCVNPNATQNCPLPNQESCVCDSGYILSGGVCVPYDQCGCNFEGFYYRSGETVILGDNCERRCSCSHGVMTCQSHGCGPHETCSVEEGERGCTPNSYATCWIRGPGSYHTFDGLTYQYPGACRLTLSRVMGLSSHPHFKVTAEKEPRGQQGFARVIKFEAEGTEVSIEMSSSSSIKVNGQLTRLPFISGSNSIRIYHSNIHSIILQTSFGVTLQTVWPHFVRVTAPGIYAGSLGGLCGDYNGLPHDDFRTPIGVLVNSSQAFGDSWRDGSLAAHCVETTNPNPPPTNYNSSEYCGIISSPHGPFQPCWATVDPLEQVDVCVDILGGSSDPASTLCEVLRDYALMCQQNGVSLGQWRNETGCEQTCPLNSHYELCGSSCPSACPSLSFPFSCDALCQDGCQCDDGFVLNGNQCVPPTECGCSHEGRYRRDGEQFWDGEHCQSFCTCNGTTGLVHCTPNSCGPQESCRVVEGEFGCHPNPHGTCSASGDPHYITFDRRAYDFQGTCRYVLATLCNATGGLQEFSVEAKNEPWFGLPVSITADVYVNVWGYQVHMSRGRIGTVEVNGITKNLPVLLNGSRVSIYASGFQTFVSADFGLSVMYDGSSTVSISVPSDYRGRTCGLCGNFNGNPNDEFRNPSGAMVTSPHEFGTAWKVPGNYTCSDGCGSSCPQCPDEGPARAQCEVIRAADGPFSFCHEQVDPAPYFSDCVFDVCVLGNQGQDLMCRAIETYISACQSANVRIYPWRQNTTCRVDCPANSHYELCGTDCGQTCAHSTDATCEQVCSEGCFCDEGFRRSGSSCVPMESCGCQYDGFYYNNGETFWTDGCSQRCECHAPNDLRCSAASCTPTQECTIRNGQLGCFDTMSTCTVWGDPHYLTFDGALAHFQGTCSYTITESVSHGTNETQFRVIATNNHRGNNRVSFVSAVDIYLSNQPEDVYVRIGPNRRVKVNGMEASLPIAAGTLAQVTAQGSYIVVDASDLKVQFDGRSTLLVRVGQNRANRVVGMCGNLNSDSHDDKLLPNGTLAQDDDDFGDGWKASTSHPGCGSTDERGGGLSDCTFIEEYSELCSVITNTSGPFSACHLHSDPQPFFSSCVYDLCLYTPANGMLCSAIAAYERTCSVLGLDIPEWRSALHCADADSDPCDNQNCTEFEWCGEKDGVYGCFCDENHHRRNNDSYDSSISCVSSSGTMSVSRCQLFEAGFHSSVLHLRDDSCKGTLDDGRLVFQFDNEDQLCGTTLRSNGTHFIYENDILGQVDPHEGLISRERSISLRFCCEYPLNQAVSMSVAINPIESIVSKKLPSGQGTYRIRMIPYQDADFLFSLANSSNNIDVEVDQRLYVEVRTDGVDPQQISTVLDSCWATPVNNADHPVRWDLISAECPNPADGTVELIQNGISTTARFSFKMFTFTNFTTIYLHCNVHLCLLRNNNCTAHCYPGYHGRVRRDVTPENTAAISLGPLVMSPLSRNRREIQMSSAASCHLTATLTLIISLLTTKTLI; via the exons ATGGCAAATCAGATCCTGCTGCCTGTGCTTCTTTTGTGGATGATCGGTAAGA CTTTGTCCTTTCCAGGCCCCCTCTACCCAATCTCAGGAACAGAAAGCTCTCGATCAGATGATGGAAGTTCTCCTCGAATTACCTTGGAACGaaattttgtgtattttggacGGCCCCGCAATAGGATTTAT gtCAATCACAATGGACACCTGACCTTTAACAACCCGTGGAGCAGCCACATACCTCAGCGGTTTCCAATGAATGGATCAAGAGACATCATCGCTCCCTTCTGGACAGATTTGGACAACAGAGGCAACGGTCATATCTACTATAACCAGTACACCAGTGGCAGTGTTCTCCAACAAGCTACTGCCGACATTAATGGATACTTCCCAGGGTTGAACTTTCACGCTGCGTGGGTGTTTGTAGCAACATGGTACGAGGTGGCCTACTATCCAACCTCTGGAACA agaACAACAGTCCAGGCAGTGTTGATCTCTGGTGGCCAGTACTCATTTGTGTTTATGAACTACGGGACAATAGCCGCAACAACTCGTCATGTGCAG GCTGGATATGACACAGTCGGCACTGGTCACTATTTCAACATCCCCGGATCATTCACCAGTAATGCAACAGGCAACAATTCAGTTTTCAGCCTCGACAGCAACGTTAATGTTCCCGGTCGCTGGGCTTTCAGGATTGACGAAGGATCAAGAGGCTGCACTTTCAATG GTGAAGCTGTGCAGCTTGGTGATTCATTCTGGACCGACAGCACCTGCTCTCAGAGATGTACCTGCAGTGCCGCCGGTCTGCAGTGTCGCAACCAGCCCTGCTCCTTCTCCCAGATCTGCCGGCCGACTTCCTTTCAGTACTCCTGCCAGACGGTGCAAAGGCGCACCTGCACCATAAGTGGCGATCCACACTACTACACCTTCGATGGGActctgtttcactttcaggGCACCTGCACCTACGTTCTCTCTGAGCAGTGCAACATGGGACAGCCCTACTACAGGATAGAGGGCAAGAACGAGCACAGAGGCAGCACTCGTGTCTCTTGGACCCGACTGGTCAGAGTGAACGTGTACAATGAAACCATTGAGCTTGTTAAAGGACGTCGTGGTGAGGCTAAG GTGAATGGAAACTTTGCTGCCACTCCGTTCTCTCTGAGCAATGGCACCGTCCAGGTTTACGAGTCAGGCTTCTCTGTGGTTATCAGCACCAACTTCGGCTTACTAGTATCCTACGACACTAACCACTACGTCCAGATCAGTGTGCCCTACACTTACCAGAATGCAACATGTGGTCTATGCGGAAACTTCAACAATCGTCCTCAAGATGACTTCCGAACCCGTGATGGTGAGGTTGTGAGCTCCGATGTGGTTTTTGCAAACAGCTGGAAGGCACAGGACGATGAACCAGACTGTGAGGCCCAGTGTGCAGGCCAGGACTGTGCTTCATGCTCTCAGAGTCAAAGAGCTCTGTACAGCGATGACGCCCATTGTGGTATCCTCCAGAGCAGTTCTGGACCTTTCGCTGCATGTCACCAACAACTTCCTCCACAGACCTTTGTGgagagttgtgtgtttgatcAGTGTATAGGAGGAGGGTACCAGCCCATTCTGTGTCAAGCCCTGAATGTGTACGCAAGTCAGTGTCAGCAGAACGGTATCCAGCTACCGAGCTGGAGGAGCCCTGGCTTCTGTG aaatTCCTTGTCCTGCCAACAGCCACTTTGAGTCTTCAGGCACAGGATGTCCACCAACATGTGTCAACCCCAATGCCACCCAAAACTGCCCTCTTCCCAATCAGGAAAGCTGCGTCTGCGATTCAGGCTACATCCTTAGTGGTGGGGTCTGCGTCCCTTACGATCAGTGTGGCTGCAACTTCGAGGGTTTCTACTACCGCTCTGGAGAAACTGTAATCCTCGGTGACAACTGTGAGAGGCGCTGTAGCTGCAGTCACGGCGTCATGACTTGCCAATCCCATGGCTGTGGGCCACATGAAACGTGCAgtgtggaggaaggagaaagaggatgcACACCCAACAGCTACGCCACCTGCTGGATAAGAGGCCCGGGGTCCTATCATACGTTTGATGGACTCACGTACCAGTATCCCGGAGCGTGTCGACTCACTCTCTCCAGAGTAATGGGACTGTCCAGTCACCCGCACTTTAAGGTGACAGCAGAAAAAGAGCCGAGAGGTCAGCAGGGTTTTGCCAGAGTGATAAAGTTTGAGGCGGAGGGAACAGAAGTCTCCATTGAGAtgtcaagcagcagcagcatcaag gTCAATGGTCAGCTGACCAGACTTCCGTTCATCTCTGGCTCCAACAGTATCCGCATCTACCACAGCAACATTCACAGCATCATCCTTCAGACCTCCTTCGGCGTTACTCTGCAGACAGTCTGGCCTCACTTTGTTCGTGTCACTGCCCCTGGAATCTACGCTGGTTCACTTGGTGGACTTTGTGGTGATTACAATGGTCTCCCACATGATGACTTCCGTACACCCATTGGTGTCCTGGTCAACAGCTCTCAGGCGTTCGGAGACAGTTGGCGAGATGGTTCCTTAGCGGCACACTGTGTAGAAACCACCAATCCTAATCCTCCTCCAACCAATTACAATTCTAGTGAGTACTGTGGCATTATCAGCTCACCACATGGGCCGTTTCAACCGTGTTGGGCCACAGTGGACCCACTGGAGCAGGTGGACGTCTGTGTGGACATCCTGGGTGGTTCCAGTGATCCGGCATCGACTCTATGCGAGGTCCTAAGAGATTATGCCCTAATGTGTCAACAGAACGGCGTCTCCCTAGGACAGTGGAGGAATGAAACTGGATGCG agCAAACCTGCCCTCTAAACAGCCATTATGAACTCTGTGGAAGCTCTTGCCCTTCAGCCTGCCCCAGCCTCTCGTTCCCCTTCTCCTGTGATGCTCTGTGCCAGGACGGGTGCCAGTGTGATGATGGTTTCGTCCTCAATGGAAACCAGTGTGTCCCACCTACAGAATGTGGATGCTCCCATGAAGGACGCTACCGCAGAGATGGCGAACAGTTCTGGGACGGCGAACACTGTCAGAGCTTCTGCACCTGTAATGGCACCACTGGGCTAGTCCACTGTACCCCCAACTCCTGTGGTCCTCAGGAGTCCTGTCGCGTGGTGGAGGGCGAGTTTGGATGTCACCCCAACCCTCACGGCACCTGCTCTGCCTCCGGAGACCCTCACTACATCACCTTCGATCGCAGGGCCTATGACTTCCAGGGAACCTGCCGCTATGTCCTGGCAACACTTTGCAACGCCACTGGTGGTCTCCAAGAGTTTTCTGTGGAAGCCAAGAATGAGCCATGGTTCGGGCTTCCAGTTTCCATCACCGCTGAcgtttatgtaaatgtgtggggCTATCAAGTGCACATGTCCAGAGGCAGGATTGGTACAGTGGAG GTAAACGGAATAACAAAAAACCTGCCAGTTCTTCTGAATGGAAGTCGTGTGTCTATCTACGCAAGtggatttcaaacatttgtcagTGCTGATTTCGGCCTGAGTGTCATGTACGATGGATCGAGTACAGTGTCTATTTCTGTACCTTCAGATTACAG AGGACGAACATGTGGACTATGTGGAAACTTTAATGGCAATCCCAATGACGAGTTCCGAAATCCATCTGGAGCAATGGTCACCAGTCCACATGAGTTTGGAACAGCTTGGAAAGTGCCCGGAAACTACACCTGCAGCGATGGCTGTGGTTCCTCCTGCCCCCAGTGCCCCGATGAGGGTCCTGCTAGAGCTCAGTGTGAGGTGATTCGGGCTGCAGACGGCCCGTTCAGCTTCTGCCATGAGCAGGTGGATCCAGCGCCATATTTCAGTGACTGCGTGTTCGACGTTTGTGTGTTGGGAAATCAAGGCCAAGATCTTATGTGCAGGGCCATCGAAACATACATCAGTGCCTGTCAGTCTGCTAATGTCCGAATCTACCCTTGGAGACAGAACACCACTTGCA GAGTCGACTGTCCAGCCAACAGCCACTATGAGCTGTGTGGTACTGACTGTGGCCAAACCTGTGCCCATAGCACTGACGCAACCTGTGAGCAGGTTTGCTCTGAGGGATGTTTCTGTGATGAAGGCTTCCGCAGGAGTGGATCCAGTTGTGTTCCCATGGAAAGTTGTGGCTGCCAGTATGATGGATTCTACTACAAT AATGGAGAGACCTTCTGGACCGACGGCTGCTCCCAGCGCTGTGAATGCCACGCTCCTAATGACCTGCGATGCTCTGCTGCGTCTTGCACTCCAACACAAGAGTGCACCATCAGAAATGGCCAGCTGGGCTGTTTTGACACTATGTCCACTTGTACCGTGTGGGGAGACCCACACTACCTCACCTTCGATGGAGCGCTGGCTCATTTCCAGGGAACGTGCTCCTACACCATCACCGAGAGCGTGAGCCATGGGACCAATGAAACCCAATTTCGGGTAATCGCCACCAACAATCACCGTGGAAACAACCGTGTGTCCTTTGTGTCAGCGGTGGATATTTACCTCTCAAACCAACCAGAGGACGTGTACGTCAGGATTGGACCCAACAGACGAGTAAAG GTGAACGGCATGGAGGCGTCTCTTCCCATCGCAGCAGGGACATTAGCTCAGGTGACGGCGCAGGGAAGCTACATAGTGGTTGACGCCTCTGACCTAAAAGTCCAGTTTGACGGCCGGAGCACCTTGTTGGTCAGAGTGGGTCAAAACCGTGCAAACAGAGTCGTTGGGATGTGCGGAAACTTGAACAGTGACTCTCATGATGACAAACTCCTGCCCAATGGCACGCTGGCACAAGATGATGACGACTTTGGAGATGGTTGGAAGGCATCCACAAGCCACCCGGG ATGTGGATCAACCGATGAGAGAGGTGGTGGTTTGAGTGACTGTACCTTTATTGAAGAATACTCAGAACTCTGCAGCGTCATCACCAACACCAGTGGCCCGTTCAGTGCCTGTCACCTGCACTCCGACCCTCAgcccttcttcagctcctgtGTCTACGACCTCTGCTTGTACACTCCAGCCAACGGCATGCTGTGTTCCGCCATCGCTGCCTATGAGAGAACTTGCTCTGTTTTGGGGTTGGACATCCCAGAGTGGCGCTCTGCTTTGCATTGTG ctgatgctgACTCAGATCCCTGTGATAATCAGAACTGCACCGAGTTTGAGTGGTGTGGCGAGAAGGACGGCGTCTATGGCTGCTTCTGCGACGAGAACCATCATCGGCGCAACAATGACAGTTATG ACTCTTCGATCTCATGTGTCAGCAGTTCAGGCACAATGTCTGTGTCTCGCTGCCAACTGTTTGAAGCCGGCTTCCACTCTAGTGTCCTCCATCTGCGGGACGACTCGTGCAAAGGGACGCTCGATGACGGGCGCCTGGTTTTCCAATTTGACAACGAGGACCAGCTCTGTGGGACAACTCTCAGG agCAATGGAACCCATTTCATATACGAGAACGACATTCTGGGTCAAGTGGATCCTCACGAGGGCCTCATCAGCCGCGAGAGGAGCATCAGTCTGCGTTTCTGCTGTGAATACCCTCTGAATCAGGCTGTTTCCATGTCTGTGGCCATCAACCCCATAGAAAG CATTGTGAGCAAGAAGCTTCCTTCCGGCCAGGGAACCTATCGCATCAGAATGATCCCGTACCAGGACGCCgatttcctcttctctctggcGAATAGTAGCAACAACATCGACGTGGAGGTGGACCAGAGGTTGTACGTGGAGGTGCGGACGGACGGGGTCGACCCGCAGCAGATCTCCACCGTCCTGGACTCCTGCTGGGCCACGCCAGTCAACAATGCAGACCACCCTGTGCGCTGGGATCTCATCTCTGCAGA GTGTCCTAACCCAGCAGACGGGACAGTGGAGCTGATTCAGAACGGCATCTCCACCACAGCCCGCTTCTCCTTCAAGATGTTCACCTTCACCAACTTCACCACCATCTACCTGCACTGTAACGTCCACCTGTGTCTCCTCAGGAACAACAACTGCACGGCT cactGTTACCCTGGTTACCATGGGCGGGTCAGGAGGGACGTGACCCCCGAAAACACCGCAGCCATCTCACTAGGACCCCTGGTTATGAGTCCACTCAGCAGGAACAGGAGAG AAATCCAGATGTCTAGTGCTGCCTCCTGTCATCTGACAGCGACTCTGACTCTGATCATCAGTTTGTTGACGACTAAGACTCTGATCTAG